In Brachypodium distachyon strain Bd21 chromosome 2, Brachypodium_distachyon_v3.0, whole genome shotgun sequence, one genomic interval encodes:
- the LOC104583243 gene encoding peroxidase 2, whose amino-acid sequence MAKRNEKGPLSVLLALAIAVVLLAAQVKPAVGGGYTDPMQAEVRKIVGGRLYDAPGLIRLLFHDCWVQGCDGSVLLTETPYKSKDGKTEQDGPANIGLRGLDMIQAIKDKLYAHDNAVTCADAVVYAAREATYLLSNKQIIYDVAGPGSHRDGLVSSADKTNVLPGPTSGYDDLVKNFHDNGGLDHEDLVALSGAHGVGKAHLSTFADRFGPAADDEINHAYRDALKKRIPKEASDDALALHNLGLLSFNPAAKNDAAGKLKSNPTVENNVRDMDDVRSESGYDATGVSLAPKGALDNSYYTANLQNMVLFKSDWALTTNHTAKAKMVDYKKDAKAWYARFGKAMEKLSKLKDNNARYENEPRTNCSATNKKSY is encoded by the exons ATGGCGAAGCGCAACGAGAAGGGTCCTCTTTCAGTTCTCCTGGCTTTGGCCATCGCTGtggtcctcctcgccgcgcagGTGAAGCCGGCGGTGGGTGGCGGCTACACCGATCCTATGCAGGCTGAGGTGAGGAAGATAGTGGGGGGCAGACTCTACGACGCCCCTGGCCTCATCCGTCTCCTCTTCCACGACTGCTGGGTCCAG GGTTGCGATGGATCCGTGCTGCTAACTGAGACACCGTACAAGAGCAAAGACGGGAAGACGGAGCAGGACGGGCCGGCGAACATCGGCCTCCGGGGCTTGGACATGATCCAAGCGATCAAGGACAAGCTCTACGCCCACGACAATGCCGTGACCTGCGCCGACGCGGTCGTCTACGCTGCACGTGAGGCCACATACCTCCTCAGCAACAAGCAGATCATCTACGACGTCGCCGGGCCGGGCTCCCACAGGGACGGCCTCGTCTCCTCCGCGGACAAAACCAACGTCCTCCCAGGGCCGACCTCCGGCTACGACGACCTCGTGAAGAACTTCCATGACAATGGCGGCCTCGACCACGAAGACCTCGTGGCCCTCTCCGGCGCGCACGGCGTCGGCAAAGCCCACCTCTCGACCTTCGCCGACCGCTTCGGCCCGGCCGCCGACGATGAGATCAACCACGCCTACAGAGATGCCCTCAAGAAGCGCATCCCCAAGGAAGCGTCAGATGATGCATTGGCTTTGCACAACTTGGGCTTGTTGTCCTTCAACCCGGCGGCAAAGAACGACGCCGCCGGCAAGCTCAAGTCCAACCCGACGGTGGAGAACAATGTCCGTGACATGGACGATGTCCGGAGCGAGTCCGGCTACGACGCCACCGGGGTGAGCCTGGCGCCCAAGGGTGCCCTGGACAACAGCTACTACACCGCCAACCTCCAGAACATGGTGCTCTTCAAGTCCGACTGGGCGCTCACCACCAACCACACCGCCAAGGCCAAGATGGTGGACTACAAGAAGGACGCCAAGGCGTGGTACGCCCGCTTCGGCAAGGCCATGGAAAAGCTCAGCAAGCTTAAGGACAATAACGCCCGTTACGAGAATGAGCCTCGGACCAACTGCAGTGCCACCAACAAGAAGAGCTACTAA
- the LOC112270995 gene encoding peroxidase 5-like: MTKRGGGLSFCELVALAAAAVLLAAQAKLAVAGGYYNPAIEDVVREEVQKGIKTYPGVGPGLIRLLFHDCWVKGCDGSVLLERAD, translated from the exons ATGACGAAGCGTGGCGGGGGGTTGTCCTTTTGCGAGCTCGTggccttggccgccgccgccgttctactcgcggcgcaggcgaagctggcggtggccggcggctaCTACAACCCTGCAATTGAGGACGTTGTGAGGGAAGAAGTGCAGAAGGGCATAAAGACCTATCCCGGCGTCGGCCCTGGTCTCATCCGGCTCCTGTTCCACGACTGCTGGGTCAAG GGTTGCGATGGATCCGTGTTGCTGGAGAGAGCTGACTGA